A genomic segment from Deltaproteobacteria bacterium encodes:
- a CDS encoding dihydroorotate dehydrogenase — protein MNKKLLQVKIGRICLKNAIIGASGTFGYGIEYKNFISLESIGGFVTKGLSLEPRKGNPEPRIKETPSGLINSIGLENIGLDAFLSGVLPQLKNIDTKIIVNIFGTSIDEYAELAGRLDRIKRIDGIELNISCPNVKAGGAEFGKDPFVVHAITQKVRNKTGKTLIVKLSPMVTSIIDTAVSAQKGGADAVSIANTYPAMAIDMKNKRPFLGAKTGGLSGPAIKPITLKLVYDTYGMLRIPIIGCGGISTAEDVIEYALAGAAAVQVGTANFINPAITSAIVGQLRDYISDAGIKQFTSLIGAAKILP, from the coding sequence ATGAATAAAAAATTATTACAGGTAAAAATCGGACGGATATGCCTTAAGAACGCAATCATAGGTGCTTCCGGCACATTCGGCTACGGAATTGAATATAAAAATTTTATCTCCCTCGAAAGTATCGGCGGGTTTGTAACAAAGGGGTTGTCCCTTGAGCCGAGAAAAGGCAATCCTGAGCCGAGGATCAAGGAGACCCCTTCTGGATTGATAAACTCTATCGGTCTTGAGAATATAGGACTGGACGCATTTCTCAGCGGTGTTCTGCCTCAATTAAAAAACATCGACACTAAGATTATCGTCAATATCTTCGGTACCTCTATAGACGAATACGCGGAGCTTGCCGGGAGGTTGGACAGGATTAAACGTATAGACGGTATTGAACTGAACATATCATGCCCGAACGTAAAGGCAGGCGGTGCTGAGTTTGGGAAGGATCCCTTTGTTGTGCATGCAATTACACAAAAGGTAAGAAACAAAACCGGTAAAACCCTTATTGTTAAGCTGTCACCCATGGTTACCAGTATAATTGATACTGCGGTCTCTGCCCAGAAAGGAGGGGCAGATGCTGTGAGCATTGCAAACACCTATCCTGCAATGGCTATCGATATGAAAAATAAACGTCCGTTCCTCGGTGCAAAGACAGGCGGGCTGTCAGGACCCGCAATCAAGCCTATAACACTAAAGCTCGTATATGATACCTATGGCATGCTTCGTATCCCAATAATAGGTTGTGGGGGCATCTCTACTGCAGAAGATGTAATAGAATATGCCCTTGCAGGTGCAGCAGCGGTTCAGGTAGGCACTGCAAATTTCATAAACCCGGCTATTACATCGGCGATTGTAGGGCAGCTCCGTGATTATATCTCAGATGCAGGTATCAAACAATTCACCTCTCTTATTGGCGCGGCAAAAATTTTACCCTGA
- a CDS encoding cation-translocating P-type ATPase: MDQQAADTTGVSSGEALKRLKQDGYNELPFSKRRSILRIAFDVIKEPMLLLLVACGTLYFTIGDIKEAAILVSFVFVVIGITLYQERKTERALEALRDLSSPRAMVIRDGKHIRIPGREVVTDDIVIVSEGDRVPADAVLLNSNNVTVDESLLTGESVPVRKSAWDGVQEMNSPGGDDLPFIYSGTLVVQGQGTARVIRTGLNTELGKIGKILQVLEPEETLLHRETRQLVRNFTIFAVALSALVIVIYGITRANWSNGFLAGLTLAMAILPEEFPVVLTIFLALGAWRISKEHVLTRRVSAIETLGAATVLCVDKTGTLTQNRMSVAKLYSSNEFFDLAPNYKKSLPENFHQLLEFAILSSQSDPRDPMESALKGLGNDLLSHTGHLHTDWEMEHEYSLSKELLAMSRVWKSADGKDYVIAAKGAPEAIADLCHLSPGEKERLAENVSIMAGEGLRVLGIAKAYFSLHDLPRIQHDFDFQFIGIIGFADPIRPSVPEALRECYGAGIRVIMITGDYPLTAKSIAAQIGLKASDEVLTGAELDRMHDDELMVRLKTVNIFARAVPEQKLRIVNALKANGEIVAMTGDGVNDAPALKAAHIGIAMGARGTDVAREAASLVLLDDDFSSIVKSVRMGRRIYYNLKKAMAYILAIHVPIAGISLIPVLFGWPLILMPVHIAFLELIIDPSSSVVFEAEAEETDVMKRRPRRFEERLFNRRTFGISILQGGIVLAIVLAIFIISMHMGQTETESRTLTVTTLIIANLGLILTNRSWSRTIVSTLGIKNRALWGVVSGAMVFLVLTIYVPFLQSLFRFSTLKPLDIGICFGAGLLSIGWFETIKLYAQLKRKNM, translated from the coding sequence ATGGATCAACAGGCAGCAGACACGACAGGCGTCTCATCCGGAGAGGCATTAAAAAGGCTGAAGCAGGACGGCTATAACGAATTGCCGTTTTCAAAACGGAGAAGCATCCTAAGGATCGCCTTCGATGTCATCAAGGAACCCATGCTGCTTCTGTTAGTGGCATGCGGTACGCTATACTTCACAATCGGAGACATCAAGGAGGCGGCGATCCTCGTCAGCTTTGTGTTTGTGGTCATAGGCATTACCCTGTACCAGGAGAGGAAAACCGAGAGGGCACTTGAGGCACTCAGAGACCTCTCCAGCCCGAGAGCCATGGTCATACGGGACGGAAAACACATCAGGATCCCGGGCAGGGAGGTTGTAACAGACGACATCGTGATAGTTTCAGAGGGCGACCGTGTACCCGCTGATGCCGTGCTTTTAAATTCCAACAACGTGACCGTGGATGAATCACTCCTTACCGGCGAGTCTGTCCCTGTGCGGAAATCGGCATGGGACGGGGTGCAGGAAATGAACAGTCCCGGCGGAGACGACCTGCCGTTCATTTATTCGGGCACCCTCGTGGTACAGGGTCAGGGTACGGCAAGGGTCATCAGGACAGGACTGAATACAGAGCTGGGTAAGATAGGAAAGATACTGCAGGTCCTTGAGCCCGAGGAGACCTTACTTCACCGTGAGACACGACAGCTTGTGCGCAATTTCACAATCTTCGCTGTGGCCCTCTCAGCTCTTGTGATAGTCATCTACGGCATCACAAGGGCAAACTGGTCCAATGGCTTTCTCGCGGGGCTTACCCTTGCCATGGCCATACTGCCGGAGGAATTCCCTGTTGTACTTACCATATTCCTTGCACTCGGTGCATGGAGGATTTCAAAAGAGCACGTCCTGACCCGCAGGGTGTCGGCCATCGAGACCCTCGGTGCTGCGACCGTCCTATGTGTGGACAAAACAGGTACACTGACGCAGAACAGGATGTCCGTTGCAAAATTATACTCCAGCAACGAATTCTTTGACCTTGCCCCGAATTATAAAAAATCGCTGCCCGAAAACTTCCACCAGCTTCTTGAGTTTGCGATCCTCTCAAGTCAGAGTGATCCGAGAGATCCCATGGAAAGCGCCCTGAAGGGCCTTGGGAACGATCTGCTGTCGCATACGGGACACCTGCATACGGACTGGGAAATGGAGCATGAATATTCGCTTTCAAAAGAACTGCTTGCCATGTCGCGGGTCTGGAAATCCGCAGACGGGAAAGATTACGTAATAGCTGCCAAGGGTGCACCCGAGGCAATAGCGGATCTGTGCCACCTGAGTCCCGGAGAAAAAGAACGCCTCGCGGAAAATGTCAGTATCATGGCAGGGGAAGGTCTCAGGGTCCTAGGCATAGCCAAGGCGTATTTCAGCCTGCACGACCTGCCGCGGATCCAGCACGACTTTGATTTTCAGTTCATAGGTATTATCGGGTTCGCCGACCCCATACGGCCGTCTGTACCAGAAGCACTAAGGGAATGCTATGGTGCGGGGATACGGGTGATTATGATAACAGGTGATTATCCTCTTACTGCCAAAAGCATCGCCGCACAGATCGGGCTAAAGGCGTCGGACGAGGTGCTCACAGGAGCGGAACTTGACCGTATGCACGACGATGAGCTGATGGTGAGGCTGAAGACCGTGAATATCTTTGCACGGGCAGTACCCGAACAGAAGCTGCGCATCGTCAATGCACTCAAGGCCAATGGGGAGATCGTTGCTATGACCGGCGACGGAGTAAACGATGCACCTGCACTGAAGGCCGCGCACATAGGCATAGCCATGGGGGCGAGAGGGACGGATGTGGCCAGGGAGGCTGCTTCCCTTGTGCTTCTGGACGATGACTTCTCATCCATCGTGAAATCCGTCAGGATGGGAAGGAGAATATACTACAACCTTAAGAAGGCAATGGCATATATTCTCGCCATACACGTACCGATCGCGGGTATATCCCTTATACCCGTGCTGTTCGGATGGCCGCTGATCCTGATGCCCGTACACATAGCGTTTCTCGAACTCATCATAGACCCGTCAAGCTCTGTCGTGTTCGAGGCAGAGGCTGAAGAAACGGACGTAATGAAACGCAGGCCGCGCAGGTTTGAAGAACGGCTGTTCAACAGGCGGACGTTTGGCATAAGTATACTGCAGGGAGGTATAGTTCTCGCCATCGTGCTCGCTATTTTCATTATTTCGATGCACATGGGACAAACAGAGACGGAATCCAGGACGCTTACTGTTACAACTCTGATCATAGCAAACCTCGGGCTTATCCTGACCAACCGTTCATGGTCCAGGACCATAGTGTCGACGCTGGGTATAAAGAACAGGGCACTTTGGGGGGTCGTTTCTGGTGCGATGGTGTTCCTTGTCCTTACTATCTACGTACCGTTTCTGCAAAGCCTTTTTAGATTCTCAACACTCAAGCCTCTTGACATAGGCATCTGTTTTGGTGCAGGGCTGCTAAGTATCGGGTGGTTTGAGACAATAAAGCTTTACGCACAATTAAAAAGAAAAAACATGTAA
- the fsa gene encoding fructose-6-phosphate aldolase: MKIFLDTANIEDIKNGIAIGVVDGITTNPSLLAKEGKEPIEQLKQIIRLVDGPINAEVVSPDADGMIKEAEALSKLSEKIVIKVPMCEQGLIAVKRLKGKGIKTNITLIFSASQALLAAKAGARYVSPFIGRIDDISGNGMDLLEQLVTIFDNYLFETEIIAASIRHPLHFVQAALIGTHIATVPFNVLEKLIKHPLTDKGIDIFNKDWEKLKKSTV, encoded by the coding sequence ATGAAAATCTTTCTTGATACCGCAAATATTGAAGATATAAAAAATGGCATAGCAATCGGCGTTGTTGACGGAATAACAACAAATCCAAGCCTTTTAGCAAAAGAAGGTAAGGAGCCGATAGAACAGCTTAAGCAGATAATAAGATTGGTAGATGGTCCCATAAATGCGGAGGTGGTTTCGCCGGATGCAGACGGAATGATTAAAGAAGCAGAAGCACTCTCAAAGTTGAGTGAAAAGATAGTAATAAAAGTGCCTATGTGTGAACAGGGATTAATAGCCGTAAAAAGACTTAAGGGAAAAGGCATTAAAACAAATATTACATTGATCTTTTCAGCTTCACAGGCATTACTTGCTGCAAAAGCAGGTGCAAGATACGTAAGTCCATTCATAGGCAGAATAGATGATATATCGGGCAACGGCATGGATCTCTTGGAACAGCTCGTTACCATATTTGATAATTATTTATTTGAAACAGAGATCATTGCGGCAAGTATAAGGCACCCGCTTCATTTTGTTCAGGCAGCACTCATAGGCACGCATATAGCTACAGTCCCATTCAATGTGCTTGAAAAGCTTATTAAGCATCCATTAACGGATAAAGGTATTGATATATTTAATAAAGATTGGGAAAAGCTCAAAAAATCCACTGTATAA